The following is a genomic window from Halorientalis litorea.
ATACCCGTTCGCGACGTTTTCCCGGAAGTTGGCCACGTCTTTCGCGCCGCCCGCGGCAAGTCCGACCGTCTCCGGGCTCGCCATATCGGCACTTGCTGGCGCCGGTGATGCGCTCTCCATCACCTGGTTTTCGAGCATCTGATCGGCCTCGGCGGTCTCCCGAAGTTCGTACACGTCGACGCGGCGCCCACAGGACTCACAGACGTAGTCGGGTGGGGTAACCGACCTGTCGTCGTCCATCGGCGTCCAGTCGTCGACGAGCGAGCGGTCATCCCGAACGCGACGGACGGTGGCTCTGGTATCGATGATTCCGAACGATTTGTCGAGGGAGAGCTGTGACGCAGCCTGCGTGACGGCCGCTCCAGCTGCATCGACGACCTGTCCGGGTCGAAGCCGTCCCCCGCAATCAGGACACTCTACCCTGATGTCGTCTGCGGAGGTGACAGGGGCAGCGCCCAGCAGCCCCGAGATGCGGTGGGTTGCCCCGGTTTTCAGGCCCAGGAGCGCCTCGCTGTCAGGCGTGGCGAGTACCGTGAACTGCTTCCCCGATTGATCGGCGACCAGCAAGCGGTGGACGTGTTCTCCGTCGCAGTCGATGGCTCGCCGAGTGATGAATTCGACTGCGATATTGTGACGCTTCCCGTCCTCTATGTCCGCGTACATCGTATCCATGGTATCTGTGTGGCCTGCCATTCCCCGGACAGCCAACGGGTGGTTGACGATAGTGTGTGCGCTCGCCCCGGAAACGAAGGGAGAGTAACCATCATTACGATGCGTCTTTATCCACCTTCACACCCATTAGTGTGCGCTAAGATGTGATAAATGCTTCGCCAATTAGCAAGATAGAGCGGATATTAGAGAGCAAAGACTCATCGTAGTGTTCCTTATATCGTGTTTGGTGGGGTATCATACTATAGAGGATGGATTATGAGTATGTAACCACCTCTACACTGTCGTGTATTGAGTCGAAACAATCATTGTGAAGGAGGTCATGGGTTAGTCAACAAACCCATGCCTATCGACGCTGGTGACGCTCTCGTTCGGGCGCTTCACGACCATAATCCGTGGTGGGAACACGGGACAGAAGCATTCTCACTCCCGGCACGGCAAAAGAGCGATTTCTATCATCTCGCCCGTCCCGACGAGTCCGGCAGCCAGTTCGAGGACCAACCGCTTCTCGGCCTCGTTGGACGACGGGGCGTCGGGAAAACCACGCTCCTCCACCAGTTCATTCACCATCGCATCGAGACTGGCGACGATCCGGAACGATTCCTCTATCTTCCATTCGACGCCGATCCGCTCTACCAACTCCAATCGGACGAACAGCTACGACGCGCAGTTCGGTACTACGAGAGCAGGGTTCTCGGTCGCATCGAAGCAGACCACCCACACTTCATCCTAATCGACGATGTTCACCAGATCGAGCATCCGAACAAGCCGACCATCGACGGGTGGGGCGTCCCCGTCGCAGAATTGCTCGAGGACGTCCCGGGACGACACGTCGTCTTGACCGCCAGCGCCGGCATTCAAGTCGAACGGGAACTCGAAAGCGTCGCGATGCCGGCCGAAGACTACGATATCCAGCCCATTCTCCCTGAGAAGTTCCGGGACTACCTCTTCACGCTGTATCCAGATCTTGAGGAAGAAGACACTCGCGTGAGCCCTACCTCTCTGCGAACCGGGGAGAACAGCCTGCCAGCGGCTCTCCAGAGTGGCGAGGTCGAGTCACTCGTCGCAGAGCTTCGACAGAAGTACGAGAAGGTTGCAGACGTCGAACGACGCATCCAGTCACAAGTCGTCGACTACCTCGCGATGGGCGGGACCATCAGCTACGACCTTGACGGCGCCGCCGAGTCGGCAGCGGACCTGACGGTGGATGACTACGCGCAGCTGCGCGAGGACGTTCGCGATGCCCTCTACCAGGAGGTTCCCGGCTTCGAATCGATTCAGACGATCGCAGATCTTGAACGCCTCTGCGCGCTCGCCGCCCGAAACCGGGGGGCTGAGCCGTTCCGGTATCAGGATCTCGTCGAACTGTTCGACGTCGACCGGCGGACGATCGCCGATAGCTATCTTCCCGCGCTGGCAGAGCTGTACCTGTTGACCGGCGTTACCGAGTACGACAATAGCCGCCCCCGGTCGGTGCGACTCTACCTCCGTGACACAGGGCTGGTGACCGCGATCGCCGACGGCGACGCCTCGACCGTCCGCAACGATTTTGACCGCGAGGCCGACCTAGCCCGCGTCGCGGCGTTCGACCACACGATGCGGTTCGCCTATGGGATCAACGCCATCCAGGGCAATGACGAGACGCCCACCGTCCAGTACTGGCGTGGGCGAGAGGGTGAGGTCGACTTCGTCTTCGAGGTAGACGGAACCCCTGTCCCGATCGGGCTAGCGTATCAGTCACGCGAGCGTGAGGAGTCACTCGAAGCCGTTCGAGAATTCAAAGAAGCGTACGACGTGCCACTTGGATTCATCCTCGCTGGTGATACGGTTCGAGGCAGACAACCTATTGAGGATCTCGGAGAGGGAATCATCCAACTTCCGTACTGGTTGTACTTGCTCCTATGCTAGGTCGCTACCTAATCGGTTGTGAGAACGGAACGAGGGACCTGTCGGTTGCCGCTGATGGAAGTCGTGATGGGGCGAGGTACCGGGAGACGACAAAGCGTGTTCCTCACGAAAACATTCATACGATTGATAGGGAATAGGTGAGACGAATGGGTGGACTGGTTGATTACGACTACGACTTTTTCGACGAATACCAGTCCGACGTCCTCGCTGATCTACCGTCCATAGAGCAACTCATTCGATTAGATGATGAGGTCGCAAATAAGGTCACGATGCCCCGATATGAGGGGCCTGTTGATCCGATCGAATGGAAATTCTTAGAAAGATATTACAGCAGCTTATTTGCAGACTTCATTACGGACCGCATTCAGGGCATCGTCGATACGGAACCCATCGAGACGAATCGAGACAGATTCCACGGATTCCGAGAGGACATTGTTTCGTTAAATCAGAACCTCCCCGCACAGCGGTCAGCGCAAACAGGTGTGATTTCGAAGCCTGCAGAAACGGTCCTTCTCAAACGACTGCGACAGCTTGGCTTCGATCCGAGTGCGCTAGACGTCTCTCATATTGGGAGTGGTGGCGGTCTCTATCTGTTGGAGCTGTTCGTGACCGCCGCCCAGCAAGAAGCACTGTCAGATTCAGAACTCCTGACAGCCCTGCTTGACGAAGCCGATTCGCTGGGCAGCATGAGTAAAGATGCGGCCATGTCCCGCCTGCATCGGCCTGTCCTGATGGTCTCCCTCTGGGATAACCAAGAAGAAGGCCTCAACAAGTGGCTGGACAACGGCCGACACGGAATTCTCGAGATGGCGACGGCCACAGGGAAAACGGTGGCTGGAATCGCCGCCATCGCCGAATGCTGCGGCGTCCTTCCGGAGGACCCCGACCACGAACCACGAACTGACGACGCGAAAATCATGATCGTCGCCCACTCGAATGCGATCCTCAAGCAGTGGGAGCAGGAGATACAGGAGAAGCTTGGCCTCCCGATGCCTGCCGGACAGACGGGTGAACAGGCAGACCGCGTATCGTTTAGTAGTGGAGAAGTGGAGTTCTATACTGCACAGTCCCTCCTGCCACGATACGACCGTGATCTCGCCGACCAGTACGATCTCGTCATCTACGACGAAGTACACCACTACTCTAATTTAGATGGGTACGGAGCTGCCATCGACAGACCAAACTATCGGGCTGCGATGGGCCTTTCAGCAACGATCGGCGACGACGGTGAGCTGAAACGAGAGCAGCTTACCGAGCTGTTGGGTGATGTCGTCCACACGTATGGGGTCGAGGACGCTCGTCGCGACGGAATCATACCCGAATTCGACTGGACTGTACACCCAACGCCGCTCGACCCTTACGAACGGGAAGAGTGGGATGAGGCAACAGAGTCGATCTCCGACCAATTCAAGCACATCCGGCGGTCGACAGCAACCAAGCGGATTCTCAAACAGATTCCTGTCCCGTTTACCGAACTCGAAGACCTCGGGGACTTCATTCGCGCACACGAGGCTGCGTCGATGGTCTTCGACGATGAGGACATACCCGATGAATGGTCGAACCTCCAGGCGACGATTCATTCGCGGACCTGGATCCGCCACCGATCACAGCCGAAGATCGAAGAGGCAATCGAACTGGCGAAGGACTATCTCGAAGACCCAGACCAGCCTGTCAAGCTCGTTATCTTCGCGATGGACATCGACACGGCTGACGAAATCGCAGACCAACTCGGGGAGGTGTCCGATCACGTCTATCGGGCACACAGCCAGCTTGAGACCTCCTCCAAGAAGAACAACGAGACGGTCCAACGTAACATCAACAAGTTCGGGAAATGCGAGAATGGCGTACTCGTCTCTCCTAAGATGCTGGACGAGGGGATTGACGTCCCGGATGCGGAAGTCGGCATCAACGTCGCGGGGACCAAAACGAAGCTTCAGCTCGTACAGCGGATGGGACGGGTCCTCCGCAAACACGGCGATCAGCGG
Proteins encoded in this region:
- a CDS encoding ATP-binding protein; its protein translation is MPIDAGDALVRALHDHNPWWEHGTEAFSLPARQKSDFYHLARPDESGSQFEDQPLLGLVGRRGVGKTTLLHQFIHHRIETGDDPERFLYLPFDADPLYQLQSDEQLRRAVRYYESRVLGRIEADHPHFILIDDVHQIEHPNKPTIDGWGVPVAELLEDVPGRHVVLTASAGIQVERELESVAMPAEDYDIQPILPEKFRDYLFTLYPDLEEEDTRVSPTSLRTGENSLPAALQSGEVESLVAELRQKYEKVADVERRIQSQVVDYLAMGGTISYDLDGAAESAADLTVDDYAQLREDVRDALYQEVPGFESIQTIADLERLCALAARNRGAEPFRYQDLVELFDVDRRTIADSYLPALAELYLLTGVTEYDNSRPRSVRLYLRDTGLVTAIADGDASTVRNDFDREADLARVAAFDHTMRFAYGINAIQGNDETPTVQYWRGREGEVDFVFEVDGTPVPIGLAYQSREREESLEAVREFKEAYDVPLGFILAGDTVRGRQPIEDLGEGIIQLPYWLYLLLC